CAACCTTAGTACCGGTGGTATTGCTATTGATCGCACTGATGATATACACCCAGAAAATATCTGGATAGCGGAAAGGGTTGCAAAAATAATCGGTTTAGACATTGCAGGGATTGACGTAGTTACCCCCGACATCACCAAACCTTTAAGGGAAGTTGACGGGGTGATTGTGGAAGTAAATGCCGCTCCCGGTTTCAGAATGCACGTAGCTCCTAGTGTGGGACTTCCTCGTAATGTGGCCGCTCCTGTATTAGATATGCTTTTCCCTGAAGATAAATCTAGTCGCATCCCCATCTTAGCTGTAACAGGCACAAATGGTAAAACCACAACCACAAGACTTTTAGCCCATATTTATCGTCAAACTGGCAAAGTGGTGGGTTATACTTCCACTGATGGTATTTACTTAGGAGAATATTTAGTTGAAAAAGGAGATAATACTGGACCGTTAAGTGCAGGGGTTATTTTGAAAGATCCTACGGTAGAAGTTGCGGTGTTAGAGTGTGCTAGAGGGGGTATTTTACGCTCAGGTTTAGCCTTTGATCGCTGTGATGTTGGCGTTGTACTTAATGTTGCGGCTGATCACTTAGGTTTAGGAGATATTGACACCATTGAGCAAATGGCAAGGGTTAAAGGGGTTATTGCAGAGGCAGTGAGTGCTGATGGTTATGCGGTTTTAAATGCAGATGATCCTTTGGTAGCGCAAATGGCTCAAAATGTCAAGGGGAAGGTGGCTTATTTTTCCATGAATCCTGATAACCCTATTATTACAGATCATCTAAGACGAGATGGCATGGCGGCAATATATGAAAATGGTTATGTCTCTATATATGAAGGAGAATGGACTCTCAGGGTAGAAAAAGCAGTTAATATGCCCGTCACCATGAAGGGAATGGCACCTTTTATGATTGCCAACGCTTTAGCCGCTTGTTTAGCCGCCTTCGTTAATGGGGTTGATATAGAGTTAATTCGTCAAGGAGTAAGAACTTTTAACCCGGGTGCAAACCAAACTCCCGGCAGAATGAATTTATTTGATCTGAGAGATTTTTCTGTTTTGATTGACTATGCCCACAATCCTGCTGGTTATGAGGCAGTGGGAGAATTTGTCAAAAATTGGCAGGGCGATCGCCTTGGTGTTATTGGTGGTCCTGGAGATAGACGAGATGAAGACTTAATGCTTTTAGGGCAAATAGCCGCTCGGATTTTTAACTATATCATTATTAAAGAAGACGATGATAGAAGGGGTCGAGAAAAGGGTGAAGTTGCCGATTTAATCCTTAAAGGTATGCTTTCAGAAAATCCCAATCAAGAACATATAGTCATTTTGGACGAAATTGAAGCCATAGAAACTGCTTTGAAAAAAGTAGATAAAGATGGTTTAGTGGTGATTTTCCCTGAAAGTGTGAGTCGTTCTATTGAGTTAGTGCAAAAGTATCAATAGGTTTCCATTAGGAATTGAGAAAGGGCAAAAGGCAAAGAAAAAAGGTCAAAGGGCAAGGGGCAAAGGGCAAAGGTAAATAACCTGAGTTCGGGATAAATTTTCATCTATGAATGATGAAGAAAAAAAGGCAAAAGGCAAGAGGCAAGAGGCGAACCCCCCTTTATCCCCCCTCAAGAGGGGGGAGGGCAAAGGAAAAATTAAGAATTAGGAATTAAAAACCCCGAACACTCATTATTTGTTACTCATTACTTTCTCTCAACACCTGCAACCTGCAACCTGAAACCTGACACCTACCCTTATCCAATACTCTTAAACCGAACTGAGGTTAAATAGTGTTGGGGTGAATAGTGAATAGTTGATAATTACTCATTACTTATTAGACTTATCCAAAAATTATGATTTTTGAACGGTATTTCGGGCATAAGACCCCGATTTATGGAGATGTCTGCCACTCCCCGAAACCTACGACCTGAAACCTGACACCTGAAACCTTTTTCCAAACTCCGAACTCTTAAAATTACTTGCTCCAGAGTCGAATCTCTAATCGGTTTTGCCGTTTTTGAATCATGCCTTGATAGTTGCTCAAATTGAATGAGCGTAAATCTGTTTCATTGTTCATTACTTGTGCGATCGCATCCTGTACTCCAGAGGTAATATTACCGTTGATAGCTTTATTGACAGTGGCAGTAATGGTTTCAAGATTACTTTGAGGGGAGATAATTAACTCTACTTGAATCACTCTGTCTGTTTGATTATCGATGATATAGCTAATTTCTTGGATTTGAGGAGAATTTCCATTGTAACTAACGACGGTATTGCCTGAATCGGTTAAGTTTTTATTTAAGGGTTGTCCCCATCTTTGATTCAATTCGCTGGCGGATGCCCCAATATTAGAAATTGCGAGAGGGGAAGCAGTTATTATGACGGGAGTTGAGTTAGGAGGCACTGTGTCAGGTTTTTTCTCGGTAATATTGCCTTGATTGCTTCCTATCTCAGTTTGATTTGTCTGAGGTTGCTCATTATCAATGGTTTTATCAGCAGGATTATTGTTATCAGTACTTTCTGGAATTTGGTTATCAGAGGTTTTGGGTTTATTAAAAGGGAAAGTTGAACGTTTATCTTGAGTTAAAGGATTATTTTCTTTTTGTTGTGGTAAATCTCCATCCACTGGATTTTCTAATTTGAGGTTATTAAAAGTAGTATCATTGTCGGTTGACCAGAAAAATTTATAACCAAAAAAGAAAGATGCGATCGCAACTAAAGACAGAAAAATTAAGGGTATAAAAGGATTAAGGCTAAAAGTTGATTCGGATTTAGATATAACTCTTTGGGTTGAGTTACGAGAAAGGTGAGATGAATTACGATTTTGAACAACTGCCTTAGTTTTTAAAGAAGTAGGAGTTGATGTATTAGAAT
This is a stretch of genomic DNA from Cyanobacterium aponinum PCC 10605. It encodes these proteins:
- the cphA gene encoding cyanophycin synthetase, with product MKILKTQTLRGPNYWSIRRQKLIQMRLDLEDVAEKPSNLIPGFYEGLVEILPSLIEHYCSRDHRGGFLERVQEGTYMGHIVEHVALELQELAGMPVGFGRTRETSTAGVYNVVFEYVYEEAGRYAGRAAVRLCNAIINHGVYPPEELAQDLADLRDLRANSALGPSTETIIKEAEARDIPWCLLSARAMVQLGYGVNQQRIQATLSTHSSILGVELACDKEGTKTTLAEAGIPVPRGTVIHYLDELEDAIADVGGYPVVIKPLDGNHGRGITIDVETPKEAEEAYDVASAASKSRSIIVEKYYKGNDHRILVINGKLVAVAERIPAHVVGDGYSTIEELIEKTNQDPNRGDGHDNVLTKISVDRTSLGVLRKQGYDMDTRLKEGEIAYLRATANLSTGGIAIDRTDDIHPENIWIAERVAKIIGLDIAGIDVVTPDITKPLREVDGVIVEVNAAPGFRMHVAPSVGLPRNVAAPVLDMLFPEDKSSRIPILAVTGTNGKTTTTRLLAHIYRQTGKVVGYTSTDGIYLGEYLVEKGDNTGPLSAGVILKDPTVEVAVLECARGGILRSGLAFDRCDVGVVLNVAADHLGLGDIDTIEQMARVKGVIAEAVSADGYAVLNADDPLVAQMAQNVKGKVAYFSMNPDNPIITDHLRRDGMAAIYENGYVSIYEGEWTLRVEKAVNMPVTMKGMAPFMIANALAACLAAFVNGVDIELIRQGVRTFNPGANQTPGRMNLFDLRDFSVLIDYAHNPAGYEAVGEFVKNWQGDRLGVIGGPGDRRDEDLMLLGQIAARIFNYIIIKEDDDRRGREKGEVADLILKGMLSENPNQEHIVILDEIEAIETALKKVDKDGLVVIFPESVSRSIELVQKYQ
- a CDS encoding serine/threonine-protein kinase, producing MNSQTLLNNRYQIIRSLGRGGFGETFLGVDTHLPSSRKCVIKQLKPIIHEPNLPSWMCDRFLQEARILESLGENHPQIPQLYAYFQENNNFFLVQEWIDGLTLKEMIEQKGVLSSQAVEKILIQILPVLQFIHERNIIHRDLKPDNIICRYDDQLPVLIDFGAVKEAMTELAHDKSHYTSSIAIGTPGYMPSEQAAGRPIYSSDLYSLGLTAIYLLTGKNPQYLQTDSRSGEILWRQEISSLHTNLAGVIDRAIRFNPRERFASAEEMLSALKPPVYPSEAKTVAFGRKLTTNSVASSQYSNTSTPTSLKTKAVVQNRNSSHLSRNSTQRVISKSESTFSLNPFIPLIFLSLVAIASFFFGYKFFWSTDNDTTFNNLKLENPVDGDLPQQKENNPLTQDKRSTFPFNKPKTSDNQIPESTDNNNPADKTIDNEQPQTNQTEIGSNQGNITEKKPDTVPPNSTPVIITASPLAISNIGASASELNQRWGQPLNKNLTDSGNTVVSYNGNSPQIQEISYIIDNQTDRVIQVELIISPQSNLETITATVNKAINGNITSGVQDAIAQVMNNETDLRSFNLSNYQGMIQKRQNRLEIRLWSK